A stretch of the Mesorhizobium sp. Pch-S genome encodes the following:
- a CDS encoding DUF1476 domain-containing protein, whose product MSSMKDREEGFERKFVFDEELRFKANARRNKALGLWAAEKLGKTGADAEAYAKEVVVSDIEEAGDHDVFRKIRKDFDAASVDQSDHQIRRTMDELMAQAIEQIKNT is encoded by the coding sequence ATGAGCAGCATGAAGGACCGCGAAGAGGGCTTCGAGCGCAAGTTCGTCTTCGACGAGGAACTGCGCTTCAAGGCGAACGCGCGCCGTAACAAGGCACTTGGCCTGTGGGCGGCCGAGAAGCTGGGCAAGACCGGCGCCGATGCCGAAGCCTATGCCAAGGAAGTCGTGGTTTCGGATATCGAGGAAGCGGGCGACCATGACGTCTTCCGCAAGATCCGCAAGGATTTCGATGCTGCCAGTGTCGACCAGTCCGATCATCAGATCCGTCGCACCATGGACGAGCTGATGGCTCAGGCCATCGAGCAGATCAAGAACACCTGA
- a CDS encoding nuclear transport factor 2 family protein, translated as MYHAIVRARIRSLFDSVNKGDAGPVLAGFASRFEHRFLGEGHALSGVRTSLPKTKEWYERLYRLLPDLHFDLDRIAVSGPPWNTLAIVNWLETNSGTDGVRTCNRGIHAVHLAWGRMTSLQICPDTAGLVATLDRLAAAGNAEAHAAPITD; from the coding sequence ATGTACCATGCGATTGTTCGTGCGCGAATCCGCTCGTTGTTCGACAGCGTGAACAAGGGTGATGCCGGCCCTGTACTGGCAGGCTTCGCGTCGCGTTTCGAACATCGTTTCCTGGGCGAGGGGCACGCGCTTTCCGGTGTGCGCACGTCCTTGCCGAAGACGAAGGAATGGTACGAGCGCCTCTATCGGCTGCTGCCCGACCTGCATTTCGACCTGGATCGGATCGCCGTCAGCGGGCCGCCATGGAATACGCTGGCCATCGTGAATTGGCTGGAGACCAACAGCGGCACCGACGGTGTGCGTACCTGCAATCGCGGCATACATGCCGTGCATCTGGCCTGGGGCAGGATGACGTCCCTGCAGATCTGTCCTGATACGGCGGGGCTGGTAGCGACACTCGATCGCCTGGCCGCTGCCGGCAATGCGGAAGCACACGCGGCGCCGATCACGGATTGA
- the purC gene encoding phosphoribosylaminoimidazolesuccinocarboxamide synthase, with protein sequence MKSRRRIYEGKAKILYEGPEPGTLIQFFKDDATAFNKKKHEVVDGKGVLNNRISEHIFNHLNRMGIPTHFIRRLNMREQLIKEVEIIPLEVVVRNVAAGSLSKRLGIEEGTVLPRSIIEFYYKADALDDPMVSEEHITAFGWASPQEIDDIMALAIRVNDFLSGLFLGVGIQLVDFKIECGRLFEGDMMRIVVADEISPDSCRLWDVATQDKLDKDRFRRDMGGLVEAYQEVARRLGIMNENEPQRPTGPVLVASSGPKDTKH encoded by the coding sequence ATGAAGTCACGCCGCCGCATTTATGAAGGCAAGGCCAAGATCCTTTATGAAGGACCGGAGCCCGGAACGTTGATCCAGTTCTTCAAGGATGACGCGACCGCGTTCAACAAGAAGAAGCATGAAGTGGTCGACGGCAAGGGCGTGCTCAACAACCGTATTTCCGAGCACATCTTCAACCATCTGAACCGCATGGGTATCCCGACCCACTTCATCCGCCGGCTCAACATGCGCGAGCAGCTGATCAAGGAAGTCGAGATCATTCCGCTGGAAGTGGTGGTGCGCAATGTCGCCGCCGGCTCTTTGTCCAAGCGGCTCGGCATCGAAGAAGGCACCGTGCTGCCGCGCTCGATCATCGAATTCTACTACAAGGCCGATGCGCTGGACGATCCAATGGTGTCGGAAGAACACATCACGGCCTTCGGCTGGGCAAGCCCGCAGGAAATCGACGACATCATGGCACTGGCCATCCGCGTCAACGACTTCCTCTCCGGCCTGTTCCTCGGCGTCGGCATCCAGCTTGTCGATTTCAAGATCGAATGCGGCCGCCTGTTCGAGGGCGACATGATGCGCATCGTCGTGGCCGACGAGATTTCACCTGACTCCTGCCGCCTGTGGGATGTCGCCACCCAGGACAAGCTCGACAAGGACCGTTTCCGCCGTGACATGGGCGGGCTGGTCGAGGCCTATCAGGAAGTGGCGCGCCGTCTCGGCATCATGAACGAGAACGAGCCGCAGCGCCCGACCGGACCGGTCCTGGTCGCTTCGAGCGGCCCGAAGGACACCAAGCACTGA
- a CDS encoding putative quinol monooxygenase: MLKVVAHDFIKFEAIETVRPLYAELVEKTRREPLCISYELFVDQKDSGHFVFVEAWPDRAALKAHVGTEHFQRLVPLINAHKARDGTVTLLDPFTA; encoded by the coding sequence ATGCTCAAGGTTGTCGCTCACGATTTCATCAAGTTCGAGGCAATCGAAACCGTACGGCCGCTCTATGCAGAACTCGTCGAGAAGACGCGACGGGAGCCGCTTTGCATCTCCTATGAGCTCTTCGTCGATCAGAAAGACTCTGGCCATTTCGTCTTTGTCGAAGCGTGGCCGGACCGTGCGGCGCTGAAGGCTCATGTCGGAACAGAACATTTCCAGCGCCTTGTGCCGCTGATCAATGCTCACAAGGCGCGCGACGGAACGGTCACCCTCCTGGATCCGTTCACGGCCTGA
- a CDS encoding HpcH/HpaI aldolase/citrate lyase family protein codes for MSLKARLEADETLCTAWSGVPDALTVEIVARQGFDAVTLDMQHGGHNEDSVLRSIAPIQSVGKPALVRIPVGRFDMASRALDFGAEAVIAPMVNSVADAKAFAAAMKYPPLGERSWGPTYALPRYGKGTQADWLKESNQRTLAFAMVETRAALAALDGILETPGIDGIFVGPSDFSIAWSNGAVVDSTLEDMMETIALIAERSRKAGKHAAIYVLDAGLSGRLVKMGYRLLAMGSEQALVGLGAKTLLASVKASIGE; via the coding sequence ATGTCCCTGAAAGCACGCCTGGAAGCCGATGAAACGCTGTGCACCGCCTGGTCGGGCGTGCCGGATGCGTTGACCGTCGAGATCGTCGCCAGGCAGGGGTTCGACGCGGTGACGCTCGACATGCAGCATGGCGGTCACAACGAGGACAGCGTCCTGCGCTCGATTGCGCCGATCCAGTCCGTCGGCAAGCCAGCACTGGTGCGCATTCCGGTAGGCCGTTTCGACATGGCCAGCCGCGCGCTGGATTTCGGCGCCGAAGCCGTGATCGCGCCGATGGTCAATTCGGTTGCCGACGCCAAGGCTTTTGCCGCGGCAATGAAGTATCCGCCGCTTGGCGAACGATCCTGGGGGCCGACCTATGCCTTGCCGCGCTATGGCAAAGGCACGCAGGCCGACTGGCTGAAGGAGAGCAACCAGCGCACCCTGGCTTTCGCCATGGTCGAGACGCGTGCAGCGCTCGCAGCGCTGGATGGCATTCTTGAAACGCCTGGTATCGACGGCATTTTTGTCGGACCGTCGGATTTCTCGATCGCCTGGAGCAATGGAGCGGTCGTGGACTCGACGCTCGAGGACATGATGGAGACGATTGCATTGATCGCCGAACGCAGCCGCAAGGCGGGCAAGCATGCGGCCATCTACGTCCTGGATGCAGGCCTCAGCGGTCGTCTGGTCAAGATGGGCTACAGGCTGCTTGCCATGGGCTCTGAACAGGCGTTGGTCGGCCTTGGCGCAAAAACGCTGCTGGCGAGCGTAAAAGCGTCGATTGGGGAGTGA
- a CDS encoding metallophosphoesterase family protein — protein sequence MRLAVISDIHGNLRALETVHREIKAAAPDLIVNLGDCLSGPLWPEETAQYLAAQGWPTVRGNHDRELAETPADDLGESDVFANRYLSRESREWIAALPATMSVGSDIFLCHGSPSSDEIFLLEEDGGNHFFPSTEGAVRHKLGNVTAGLVLCGHSHTPRVVQVSESQTVLNPGSVGVQAFPGLTATGSPHARYAVATHRNGRWSFDLRAIDYDWAEAAGRANASGFGNWAHGLATGFAADAIGS from the coding sequence ATGCGGCTGGCGGTCATTTCCGACATCCATGGCAATCTGCGTGCACTTGAAACGGTGCACCGCGAGATCAAGGCGGCCGCACCCGACCTGATCGTCAATCTCGGCGACTGCCTGTCCGGTCCGCTCTGGCCGGAAGAAACCGCGCAATATCTGGCGGCTCAGGGCTGGCCGACCGTGCGCGGCAATCATGATCGCGAACTCGCCGAGACCCCGGCTGACGATCTCGGCGAGTCGGACGTCTTTGCCAATCGATATCTCTCCAGAGAGTCCCGGGAGTGGATCGCGGCATTGCCGGCTACGATGAGCGTGGGATCGGACATTTTTCTTTGCCATGGCAGCCCGTCGAGCGACGAGATCTTCCTTTTGGAGGAAGATGGCGGCAACCATTTCTTCCCGTCCACCGAAGGTGCCGTTCGCCACAAGCTCGGCAATGTCACCGCAGGGCTTGTTCTGTGCGGTCATTCGCACACGCCGCGCGTCGTTCAAGTCTCTGAGAGCCAGACCGTACTCAATCCAGGCAGTGTCGGCGTGCAGGCTTTTCCCGGTCTTACTGCCACCGGTAGCCCGCACGCACGCTATGCGGTCGCCACGCACCGGAACGGCAGATGGTCGTTCGACCTGCGCGCCATCGACTACGACTGGGCGGAAGCTGCGGGCCGTGCGAATGCCAGCGGCTTCGGAAATTGGGCGCATGGGCTCGCGACAGGCTTCGCGGCCGACGCCATCGGCAGCTGA
- a CDS encoding alpha/beta hydrolase yields MKVKDADILIVPGYTNSGPDHWQSRWEAKLSTARRVEQAEWSKPVREDWTARVAAAVNEATKPVVLVAHSLGVPTAIQALPLCRKPIAGGFFVAPPDVANPKIKPKHLMTFGPYPRDPLPFPSMVIASRNDPFCDFEIAEDLAAAWGSLFIDAGETGHLNSESGHGPWPEGSMTFAHFLSRL; encoded by the coding sequence ATGAAAGTCAAGGACGCCGACATCCTCATCGTACCCGGTTACACAAATTCGGGGCCCGATCACTGGCAAAGCCGCTGGGAAGCGAAACTGTCGACCGCGCGTCGCGTCGAGCAGGCTGAATGGTCCAAACCCGTGCGCGAGGACTGGACGGCGCGTGTCGCCGCAGCCGTCAATGAGGCAACCAAGCCTGTCGTGCTGGTTGCGCATTCGCTCGGTGTGCCGACAGCCATCCAGGCGCTGCCGTTGTGCAGGAAGCCAATCGCCGGCGGTTTCTTCGTCGCCCCGCCGGACGTCGCCAACCCGAAGATCAAGCCGAAGCACCTGATGACCTTCGGCCCCTACCCGCGCGATCCGCTACCTTTTCCGTCGATGGTGATCGCCAGCCGCAACGACCCGTTCTGCGATTTCGAAATCGCAGAAGACCTTGCCGCGGCTTGGGGTTCGCTGTTCATCGACGCTGGGGAAACCGGCCATCTCAATTCGGAATCCGGTCATGGACCATGGCCGGAAGGCTCGATGACCTTCGCGCATTTCCTGTCGCGGCTATAA
- a CDS encoding N-acetyltransferase, with amino-acid sequence MLIRPETPADHDAIHELTWVAFKPMAFSDDTEADIIRTLRANGDLAISLVAEEGGEIVGHVAFSPVTINGVDDGWFGLGPIAVKPGMQRQGVGKALIAAGLKLLDERGASGCALIGNPDVYSRAGFVSDGRLTYQDIDTKYVQRFVLRGSAPSGTLKFARAFGG; translated from the coding sequence ATGCTGATCCGGCCCGAGACGCCCGCTGATCACGACGCGATCCATGAGCTTACCTGGGTCGCATTCAAGCCTATGGCCTTCAGCGACGACACCGAGGCGGATATCATCCGGACCCTGCGGGCCAATGGTGATCTGGCGATTTCACTGGTGGCTGAAGAGGGCGGCGAGATCGTCGGCCATGTGGCGTTTTCGCCGGTTACGATCAACGGCGTCGATGACGGCTGGTTTGGGCTTGGTCCGATCGCGGTCAAGCCAGGCATGCAACGCCAGGGTGTCGGCAAGGCGCTGATCGCGGCCGGACTGAAGCTGCTGGATGAACGCGGCGCCAGTGGATGTGCGCTGATCGGCAATCCCGACGTCTACAGCCGCGCCGGCTTCGTCAGTGACGGGCGGCTGACCTACCAGGACATTGATACGAAATATGTGCAACGGTTCGTCCTGCGCGGATCTGCGCCATCCGGTACTCTCAAATTCGCACGCGCTTTCGGAGGATGA
- a CDS encoding VOC family protein, whose product MSTLPFAATTPVSVARVGLKARDADGLAAYYNAVVGLQELSRDGETITLGSANRPLLVLERDPSAKPDDPRSAGLFHTAFLLPSRADLGRWINHAIENKIAVEGASDHLVSEAAYLTDPEGNGIEIYADRPHDTWKWNGPTVEMATIRMDIPGVIGSVPAGDAGWKGAPENTVVGHVHLRVGDPSQAEAWWNTEFGFDTVTKYGSQAVFLSSGGYHHHIGANTWQSAGAGKRDAGRSGLSWVEMRSSEAKAPSTYVDPWGTVIRAVPGAPA is encoded by the coding sequence ATGAGCACTTTGCCTTTTGCCGCCACCACACCGGTCAGCGTCGCCCGCGTAGGCCTGAAAGCCCGCGACGCCGACGGGCTTGCCGCGTACTACAACGCCGTCGTCGGCCTCCAGGAACTGAGCCGTGACGGCGAGACGATCACGCTCGGCTCGGCCAATCGCCCGCTTCTGGTGCTGGAGCGCGACCCGAGCGCCAAGCCGGATGATCCGCGTAGCGCTGGCCTTTTCCACACCGCTTTCCTTCTGCCGAGCCGGGCTGATCTCGGTCGCTGGATCAACCACGCCATCGAAAACAAGATCGCGGTCGAAGGCGCTTCGGATCATCTGGTCTCTGAAGCTGCCTATCTCACCGATCCCGAGGGCAACGGCATCGAGATCTATGCCGATCGTCCGCACGACACCTGGAAGTGGAATGGCCCGACCGTCGAGATGGCGACGATCCGCATGGATATCCCCGGCGTGATCGGCTCTGTGCCCGCCGGCGACGCCGGCTGGAAAGGCGCTCCCGAAAACACGGTGGTCGGCCACGTTCATCTTCGGGTTGGCGACCCCAGCCAGGCCGAGGCGTGGTGGAATACAGAATTCGGCTTTGACACGGTCACCAAATATGGCTCGCAGGCGGTGTTCCTGTCGTCCGGTGGCTATCACCACCATATCGGCGCCAACACCTGGCAGAGCGCGGGCGCCGGCAAGCGCGACGCCGGCCGCTCGGGGCTGTCCTGGGTGGAGATGCGCTCATCGGAAGCCAAGGCGCCATCGACCTATGTCGATCCCTGGGGTACGGTGATCCGTGCAGTGCCCGGAGCTCCTGCATGA
- a CDS encoding DUF1127 domain-containing protein, translated as MMTASATWLGRALERRRSRLALLEMTDEQLKDIGVSRSDAYREGMRSFFE; from the coding sequence ATGATGACCGCGTCCGCAACCTGGCTGGGCAGGGCGCTGGAGCGCCGCCGCAGCCGCCTGGCCTTGCTTGAGATGACCGACGAACAGCTGAAAGACATCGGGGTGTCTCGTTCCGATGCCTATCGCGAAGGAATGCGTTCCTTTTTCGAATGA
- the purS gene encoding phosphoribosylformylglycinamidine synthase subunit PurS: protein MIKARVTVTLKNGVLDPQGKAIEHALGGLGFDDVGQVRQGKVFDIEIDGTDRAKAETALKAMCDKLLANTVIENYAVEIA from the coding sequence GTGATTAAGGCCCGTGTCACCGTAACCCTGAAGAATGGCGTGCTCGATCCGCAGGGCAAGGCGATCGAACATGCGCTGGGCGGCCTCGGCTTCGACGACGTCGGCCAGGTGCGCCAGGGCAAGGTGTTCGACATCGAGATCGATGGCACCGACAGGGCCAAGGCAGAAACCGCACTCAAAGCGATGTGCGACAAGCTGCTGGCAAATACGGTGATCGAGAATTACGCGGTGGAGATTGCCTGA
- the purB gene encoding adenylosuccinate lyase, whose amino-acid sequence MIPRYSRPEMVAIWSPETRFRIWFEIEAYACDALAELGVIPKEAAKTIWEKGGAAKFDVDKIDEIERVTKHDVIAFLTHLAEFVGPDSRFIHQGMTSSDVLDTCLAVQLTRASDILLADIDALLAALKRRAFEHKDTVTIGRSHGIHAEPTTFGVKLAQAYAEFSRCRERLVHAREDIATCAISGAVGTFANIEPYVEEYVAAKLGLKPEPVSTQVIPRDRHAMFFATLGVIASSVERLATEIRHLQRTEVLEAEEYFSPGQKGSSAMPHKRNPVLTENLTGLARLVRGMALPAMENVALWHERDISHSSVERMIGPDATVTLDFALARLTGVVDKLLVYPENMDRNLNKFRGLVHSQRVLLALTQAGVSREDAYRLVQRNAMKVWEQGADFLEELLGDKEVTAALSEAEIREKFDLGYHTKHVDTIFKRVFG is encoded by the coding sequence ATGATCCCACGCTACTCCCGGCCGGAAATGGTCGCCATCTGGTCACCGGAAACACGCTTCCGCATCTGGTTCGAGATCGAGGCGTATGCCTGCGACGCATTGGCCGAACTTGGCGTCATTCCGAAGGAAGCTGCGAAGACCATCTGGGAAAAGGGGGGCGCCGCCAAGTTCGATGTCGACAAGATCGACGAGATCGAACGCGTCACCAAACATGACGTCATCGCGTTCCTGACGCATCTCGCCGAGTTCGTCGGCCCGGATTCGCGTTTCATCCACCAGGGCATGACCTCGTCCGACGTGCTCGACACCTGCCTCGCGGTGCAACTCACCCGGGCCAGCGACATTCTGCTCGCCGATATCGACGCCTTGCTGGCGGCGCTGAAGCGGCGCGCCTTCGAACACAAGGACACCGTTACCATCGGCCGCAGCCATGGCATCCATGCCGAGCCGACCACATTCGGCGTCAAGCTGGCGCAGGCCTATGCCGAGTTCAGCCGCTGCCGCGAGCGTCTTGTCCATGCGCGCGAGGACATCGCCACCTGCGCGATTTCCGGTGCCGTCGGTACCTTCGCCAACATCGAACCCTATGTCGAAGAGTATGTGGCTGCAAAACTGGGACTGAAGCCCGAGCCAGTGTCGACGCAGGTCATTCCGCGCGACCGTCATGCCATGTTCTTTGCCACGCTCGGCGTCATCGCCTCGTCGGTAGAACGGCTGGCCACTGAGATCCGCCACCTGCAGCGCACCGAAGTGCTGGAAGCGGAAGAGTATTTCTCGCCCGGCCAGAAAGGCTCGTCGGCGATGCCACACAAGCGCAACCCGGTGCTGACCGAGAACCTCACCGGCCTTGCCCGGCTGGTGCGTGGCATGGCGCTGCCGGCCATGGAGAATGTGGCGCTCTGGCATGAACGCGACATCTCGCATTCCTCGGTCGAGCGCATGATCGGACCGGATGCGACGGTAACACTGGACTTTGCCCTGGCGCGTCTCACCGGCGTTGTCGACAAGCTGCTAGTCTATCCCGAAAACATGGACAGGAACCTCAACAAGTTCCGCGGTCTCGTCCACTCGCAGCGCGTGCTGCTGGCCCTGACGCAAGCCGGCGTCTCCCGCGAGGACGCCTATCGGCTTGTCCAGCGCAACGCCATGAAGGTCTGGGAACAGGGTGCTGATTTCCTTGAGGAACTGCTTGGCGACAAGGAAGTGACGGCAGCGCTGTCGGAAGCAGAGATCCGCGAAAAGTTCGATCTCGGCTACCACACCAAGCATGTCGACACGATCTTCAAGCGGGTGTTCGGATAA
- a CDS encoding helix-turn-helix domain-containing protein, whose amino-acid sequence MKKVSFGEMRCSLARSLEIIGDWWSPLIVRDVYLGLVRFDDIALNLGISRNLLTLRLRHLVEGGVLKRTAYQTRPVRFDYQLTEAGEELVPIILALTAWGDRWAQPKEGQPIRFVHRTCGCALIPKITCSACSEDVNASDVSALPGPGGAALPGTMVLAKRLARATRA is encoded by the coding sequence ATGAAAAAGGTCAGCTTTGGCGAAATGCGTTGCTCCCTGGCGCGATCCCTGGAGATCATCGGTGACTGGTGGTCGCCCCTCATCGTTCGCGATGTCTATCTCGGGCTGGTGCGCTTCGACGACATTGCGCTCAATCTCGGTATCTCACGCAATCTGCTGACGTTACGGCTCCGGCATCTTGTCGAAGGCGGTGTGCTGAAACGCACGGCCTATCAGACACGGCCTGTCCGCTTCGACTACCAGCTCACCGAAGCCGGAGAGGAGCTGGTTCCCATCATCCTTGCCCTGACAGCGTGGGGCGATCGCTGGGCGCAACCGAAGGAAGGGCAGCCGATCCGGTTCGTGCACAGGACCTGCGGCTGCGCGCTCATCCCGAAAATCACCTGCTCCGCATGCAGTGAAGATGTGAATGCATCCGATGTCAGTGCCCTGCCCGGCCCCGGCGGCGCCGCCCTTCCCGGCACGATGGTGCTGGCAAAACGTCTCGCCCGGGCCACCAGGGCCTGA
- the purQ gene encoding phosphoribosylformylglycinamidine synthase subunit PurQ, whose protein sequence is MKTAVVLLPGLNRDRDMIAALTKISGTAPATVWQTDTDIPDVDLIAIPGGFSFGDYLRCGAIAARSPVMRAVAEKAAKGVMVVGVCNGFQILVEAGLLPGALMRNASLKFVCREVKLQVTNANTAFTRGYQPNQIIRCPVAHHDGNYFAEAETLARIEGEGRVVFRYAEGTNPNGSINDIAGIINDKGNVLGLMPHPENLIEAAHGGVDGRALFEGALGIAA, encoded by the coding sequence GTGAAAACCGCCGTCGTCCTCCTCCCCGGCCTCAATCGCGACCGCGACATGATCGCGGCGCTGACGAAGATTTCCGGCACCGCCCCTGCAACCGTCTGGCAGACCGACACGGACATTCCCGATGTCGACCTGATCGCCATTCCCGGTGGCTTTTCCTTCGGCGACTATCTGCGCTGCGGCGCGATCGCCGCGCGCTCGCCAGTGATGCGGGCGGTGGCCGAAAAAGCAGCCAAGGGCGTCATGGTGGTGGGCGTCTGCAATGGCTTCCAGATCCTGGTCGAGGCAGGCCTGTTGCCGGGCGCGCTGATGCGCAACGCCTCGCTGAAGTTCGTCTGCCGCGAAGTGAAGCTGCAGGTCACCAATGCCAACACCGCCTTCACCCGCGGCTATCAGCCGAACCAGATCATCCGTTGCCCCGTCGCGCATCATGACGGCAACTATTTCGCCGAGGCCGAGACGCTGGCCCGTATCGAGGGTGAAGGCCGTGTCGTGTTCCGCTATGCCGAAGGCACCAACCCGAACGGCTCGATCAATGACATTGCCGGCATCATCAATGACAAGGGCAATGTGCTCGGCCTGATGCCACATCCCGAAAACCTGATCGAGGCAGCGCATGGCGGCGTTGATGGCCGCGCGCTCTTCGAAGGCGCGCTTGGCATCGCAGCCTGA